The nucleotide window GTTCACATGGGCTTCCTTGCACCTTTTCGCCCACCGCGTAGTCCTTTCAAGGGAATTCTTCACATATTTGTATTCCGCAGGATAAGGAGGACACTCATCAAAAGCCATAATTATGTCCGACCCTAGGGCCGTCTGTATTTCTATCGCTTTTTCAGGGCTTATAAAATGCTTCGAGCCATCTATATGGGATCTGAACTCAACCCCTTCCTCGCTTATTTTACGCATTGGACCAAGACTGAAAACCTGGAATCCTCCGCTATCTGTCAAGATTGGCAAATCCCAATTCATGAATTTATGCAAGCCTCCAGCTTCCTTGATCAAATCATGCCCGGGTCTCATATAAAGATGGTAGGTGTTGCTAAGAATTATTTGGGCTTTTATTTCCTTCAGTTCCTCCGGCGTCATGCTCTTTACCGTAGCCTGTGTTCCTACCGGCATAAATATCGGTGTTTCTATTGATCCATGATTTGTTGTCATTCTACCTAGCCGTGCAGCATTTTCATTAGATTTTTTTAATACTTCAAATTTAAAAGACATAAAACCCTCCCCGTCAGTAAATAAACATTGCATCCCCAAAACTGAAGAAACGGTAGCCTTCCGATTTTGCGGTTTCATATGCTTCAAGTATCGTCTCCCTATCAACGAAAGCACTAACCAGCATTATAAGTGTTGATTCCGGAAGATGAAAGTTCGTGATTATCGCATCAATTACTTTGAATCGATAACCCGGATATATAAAGATATTGGTCCATCCACTTCCAGAACATACAAGCCCGCTTTCATTCCCTAGGGTTTCAACCACTCGGTTCGCTGTTGTTCCTACTGCTATTACGCGATTCCCATTCTTCTTGGCTCTGTTTATGCGATCCGCATTTTCCTCGTCAAGAACATAGTATTCAGAATGCATCTCATGATCCTCTATGAGCTCTTCCTTGACAGGTCTAAATGTTCCCAATCCAATATGGAGAGTCACATAGGCTATTTCAATGCCCTTGTCCATAATCTTTACAAGCAGATCCTCGGTAAAATGGAGTCCTGCCGTAGGCGAAGCCGCCGAGCCACTTTCCTTTGAATAAACCGTCTGGTATCTTTCCTGATCCTCTAGCTTTGCCATTATATAGGGAGGAAGCGGCATCCTTCCCAATTTTTCGAGTATCTCCTCGAATACACCCTCATAGGTGAATTCTATTATTCGAGTACCCCCTTCGGCAACATCAAGCACTTCAGCTCTAAGCTCTCCGTTCCCGAATTCGAAAACGCTTCCCGGTTTAGCCCTTCTTCCGGGTTTAACCAATGTCTGCCAACGGTTAATGTCGAGCCTTTTAAGAAGAAGAAACTCCACTTCCGCCCCTGTCGTCTTTTTTCCGAAAATTCGCGCGGGAATAACTCTTGTATTGTTTAGAACCAGACAGTCTCCAGAATTTAGATATTCAACAACATCCTTAAACCTGCCATGCTCTATTTCACCGGTTTTTCTGTCCAAAATCATCAGTTTCGATTCATCCCTCTTGCTTAGAGGCTCCTGGGCTATAAAAGATTCCGGCAACTCGTAATAAAAATCGCTTTTGTTCATTGTTTTATGCTCCTACTCTATAGTTGTATCCGTGTAATAAAATGACAGTATATCTCTGTAGCCATATCCTTCTTCGGCCATGGCCTTGGCACCCTCCTGGCTCATTCCCAGACCGTGGCCCCAACCTCTGCCTTCAATAACAAATCCTTTTGCCCCCGGATTCTCTTTTTCTCCGAATTCCCCCAGCACATGACAATTCTCAAAATCGGTCTTGCTGATTTTTCCGTTGCCACTCAAAACCGAAATCCCCTTGGCTGGAATCCTTTCGATTGATGTTCCTCTATTAATACAGTAAAGATCATTATCCTTCCTTATTTCGAACAATGTGCTTTTCAACTTGTCATAGCCGAAAACGGTTCTCATTGCATTTTTTAGCAATTTGACATCGGCTTTTTCCGATTCTATCAGCAACTCCAGAACATGGTTGTTTTCGCTTCTTCTTGCAATGGACATATCTATCGATTTACCAACATCGTATCCCGCAGATCTCATGATTTCATAAATCGAATCTTCGGAGTATTTTATTTCCCAGCTGTAATGGGGTCCTCCAGCCGAAAAATCGTCCCGAATTCCCTTCAGATAAGGAACCTCTGTAGACCATATGTTTTCACTATTTTCCGTAAATCCGCCACTGTTTGCATGATAAAATGCGCTTACAACATTGCCATTCCACATAAGCAACTGTCCCTCTGTCTCATCCACAGCCCGATTGCACACCGGCCCTTCATAGTCGTAACCGACATAAGCCTGGGAATTGTTGGTACCGCACAGATTGAAACCCAGGTACGAATATTTACTATAATTGGAAATCGCAAAATTTCGTGCCGCTATCGCCTGAGCCTTAAGTGCCTCCAGCGGCCATGAGTTTGACATTTCCCACGGCAAAACACCGTATAAGTATTCATTCATGTCAAGGTAGTTGATAACAGTCAAATCACTTCCGACATAGCGTTTTATCATTACCCCGCCCCTATATTGATGGCCGTTGTATGAAAACACGGAGTCTTCGTTTTTTTCGCCAAAGGGTTTTATCAAATATTCATTTCTCATGGAGTCATAAGCTAAAACCGTTCCGCCTTCGGACTCAACCAGAATCAACGAATCGTATTCGCTTACATTAAAATCAATTTTATCCGTTTCATTTGAAAAACTCTTTGCTTTTGATTCCGCCTCAGACTTGCTTGAATATGGTCCAGCACACATGCTCCATCCATCGTCGTATATTGAAAAAAATACTTCATCCATGTCTTCCAGCATTGCAATATCATCGGACAAACTTTGCAAATCCTCTGAAACAGATCCTGCCTTTACCAGAAACACGCTTTCGTCAAAATCCGACGCTTTTTCTATTCTCAATTTTTTGAAATCAATATATGGACAAAGGTTTTCATAGTTGTCGCCGTTTACAACTCCGAATTCGAATCCTTCACTCGATGCCACTGCAACGCTTTCAACAGATGGATTGTCGAATGTCAGTCCTATCCTTATGGTCTGCGGAACATTTTCAGCGCCATATGACAAATAAAACGAAAACATAAATGCCAACAAAGCCAGACCCGAACTTTTTATTGCTCTTTTCATTGCCACAGCCCCTTTAACTATATTCCTGAAAACAGATTAAGCAAAAGCTTCAATATAATACTGACAATTATACTCGAAACCAACGGAAAATAAAAGGCGATTACAAATGTTCTTCCTCCAAATCCCATATGGTTATCTCTTCTTCGCCATTGTTAACCATTCCAAGATGCTTGTATCCTCTCGAAGTGACCACCCTTCCCCTCGGTGTTCTGTTTATAAAACCAAGCTGCAAAAGATAAGGCTCATACACATCTTCTATTGTATTTTTTTCTTCTCCTGTGGATGCCGCCAGCGTATCAAGCCCTACCGGGCCACCATCAAATTTTTCTATGATTGTCATTAGAATCTTTCGGTCAACTCCATCCAATCCCAATGGATCAACCTCCAGAAGCTCCATGGCCTTTGCAACCGTATCTTCATTTATGGTTCCATCGCCCATGACCTGTGCGTAGTCTCTAACCCTCTTAAGCAGCCTGTTTACAATTCTGGGTGTTCCCCTGCTTCTTGCAGCAATTAGCGAAGCTGATTCGTCATCTATCGGCACCCCTAATATCTCAGATGATCGCAAAACTATCTTTTTGAGGTTTTTCACCTCATAAAGATCAAGTTTGCATATTACTCCAAAACGATCTCTGAGCGGCGAGGTCAGAAGGCCTGCCCTAGTCGTTGCCCCTATAAGCGTGAATCGTGGCAAATCCAAACGCACGGTTCTTGCGCTCGGTCCCTTGCCTATTATTATGTCAAGAGCGTAATCCTCCATCGAGGGATATAGTACTTCCTCGACGCTTCTGCTCAGCCTATGAATCTCATCTATAAACAAGACATCGTTTTCCTGTAGGTTTGTAAGAATCGCTGCAAGATCTCCGGGTCTTTCGATTGCCGGCCCCGAGGTTATACGAAGGCTAACACCCATCTCATTTGCAATAATAGATGCAAGTGTAGTCTTGCCCAATCCCGGAGGACCATAGAGCAACACATGGTCAAGCGACTCATCTCTCTGTTTTGCAGCATCTATAAATATTTTCAGTTTTTCTTTAAGCTTTTCCTGCCCTATATACTCATTCAAAGACTTGGGTCTTAGCGACTTCTCTATTTCCGTTTCATCCCTTTTTTTATCGGGGGTTATGACCCTATTGCTTGGATTGTTCTCAATCATTTCCGCCTCCTCATCTCTTTAGCAAGCTCTTGAGCGCTTCTTTTATTATTTGCTGCGCTTTCATTCCATCTTCGTAAACAAATTGTACAGATGCCGCAGCATCCGTTCTGCTGTATCCCAAAGCCATCAAAGCATCAACTGCATCCCTGTGTTCCCCTTTGAAAAGAGACATCCGATCTTGCCTTGACCTGTCCATGATTTCCATTTCTCCGAATTCCTTGATTACTTTTTCCTTCAAATCCAAAATAATCCGCTGAGCTGTTTTTTTGCCAACCCCCGAAACGCTTGTAAGCGAAACGCTGTCGGCCGATGCAATGCATCTTGCCACATCGTTGTAGTCTATCGTAGACAATACCGCCAATGCCAATTTCGAACCTATGCCGCTGACCTTATTTAGCATTCTAAACATTTTTAATTCGTTCTTTTCATAAAACCCGTAAAGGCTTATATTATCTTCCCTTACCACCATATCCGCATAAATCTTGATTTCCTCTCCGTCTTGTATATCTCCAATTGTATTCATGGAAGTGAATACCCTGTATCCTATTCCATTATTTTCCACAACTATGTAGTTTTCTCCCGTATCTTTTACAATTCCTTTTATATAATCAATCAAGTCCTGTCACCTCATCTTATTTTAAAATATTTTCCCATCACTCCCGAATGCGCATGGCATATGCCTACCGCTAAAGCGTCCGCAGCATCATCAGGTCTGGGTATTTCCTTAAGATTCAGTATCGTCTTCACCATTATCTGAACCTGCTTCTTTTCAGCTCTTCCATAACCAACAACCCCCTGCTTGACCTGAAGCGGAGTGTACTCAAAAATTTCAAGCCCTGCTTTTGCCGCCGCAACGACTGCCACGCCTCTAGCGTGCGCCACCATTAATGCCGTTGTTACATTCTTATTAAAAAACAACTCTTCTATTGCAACAGCATCAGGCTTGTATTTCTCGAAAAGATCATAAAGCTCATTGTATATTTTTTTCAACCGATTTGGCAGTTCCACATCCGAACTGGTCGTGACCGTACCGTATTCTATCACATCAAATTTATTCCCTTCATACGAAATCACTCCGTATCCCAAAATTGCGTATCCGGGATCTATTCCTATAATCAGCATGCCTTCATTCGCCTGCCTTCCATTTCTTTAAATTCGTTTGGCCCATATTAAAGGGATACAGCAAACACCGTATCCCGCATCATCAGCCAAAAAGTGATACCAAACCACCAAATGTAGACAAAACCATAACAATCGCAATTGCTATTGCAATTAACTTAGCTGTTCCCCTATTCATGACTTCACCCTCTCTTATTATTTAAATGATTCTTCATTTATACCATCATACTTTCTTCCATCATTAAAGTTCTTCAATTTTTTATTTATTATACCATAAAAAATTCAAAAAAACTATTTACACAGAACGTTTGTTCTATTATAATGAAATCAAAAGAACATTTGTTCGAGGTGATATTATGAAAAAGAGTTATCGTATTGCAAACCGAAAAAAATTCATATCTAGTACCGCTCTTTTGCTTTTCCTTTCTTTCTGTCTACTGTCAGTTCCTTTTAAACTTATTCAGGCAGACGGTATTCAGGAAAGACAATACATTGAGGTTGTCATAAAACCGGGCGACACACTATGGGAAATAGCCGAATCTCAAAATTTGAATCGCGACATCAGAGAAGCCATTTTCGAAATAAAAGAAACAAACCGTCTTTCAGGCAATATAATACAACCCGGGCAAAAAATACTTGTACCCGTTAAATTTACTAAATAAACAAATTCGGCAGACACCACTAAAGACGGAATCTGCCGAATTTGTTTATTGTTTTGTATTTTCTATTTTATGATTTCCATTCAGGTAATTATTCTTTAAGCTTTTCCTCTGCTTTATGGTAATTCTCCTCAAACTCAAACCTTAATTTTTTGATCTTATTTTCTTCATTCTTGAAAATCATAACATTTCTTCCCCGAACATTCTGCGTCTCCACATATCTGTAGCGGTCGTTATACAATTTCATTATGCTATCTAATCATATCCACAGGTGGGGCAACAATTGAGATTATAAAAAGATACATTGAGGAGCAAAATTCTCCTCAATAAAAACTAATCTTCCATTTCCCAGTTGTGATGAAGGTTCTGAACATCGTCATTATCTTCAAGCATATCTATCAGATTTTCCATTTTGGTTATGTCTTCGCTGTTTTCAAGCCTTGACATAGTTTGTGGAATATATCCTAATTCCGCCTTTACAAGCTTGTATCCATCCTTGAGAAGATAGTCCCTTACTCTAGCAAATTCTTCCATCGATGTTATGATTTCCGTAAATCCGTCCTCAACCTGTATGTCTTCTGCCCCGGCATCCAACGCCTCCATCATCAATGTTTCTTCATCAAGCTCATTGTCTTCCTCAGAAAGAACCAGTATCCCCTTCCTGTCGAACATGAAAGATACGCATCCGTTAGATCCCAAGTTTCCACCGTTCTTTGAGAATATATGCCTTACATCCGCCGCAGCACGGTTTTTATTGTCAGTCAAAATTTCAACCATTATGGCAACGCCGGA belongs to Peptostreptococcaceae bacterium and includes:
- the queA gene encoding tRNA preQ1(34) S-adenosylmethionine ribosyltransferase-isomerase QueA, producing MNKSDFYYELPESFIAQEPLSKRDESKLMILDRKTGEIEHGRFKDVVEYLNSGDCLVLNNTRVIPARIFGKKTTGAEVEFLLLKRLDINRWQTLVKPGRRAKPGSVFEFGNGELRAEVLDVAEGGTRIIEFTYEGVFEEILEKLGRMPLPPYIMAKLEDQERYQTVYSKESGSAASPTAGLHFTEDLLVKIMDKGIEIAYVTLHIGLGTFRPVKEELIEDHEMHSEYYVLDEENADRINRAKKNGNRVIAVGTTANRVVETLGNESGLVCSGSGWTNIFIYPGYRFKVIDAIITNFHLPESTLIMLVSAFVDRETILEAYETAKSEGYRFFSFGDAMFIY
- a CDS encoding SpoIID/LytB domain-containing protein — protein: MKRAIKSSGLALLAFMFSFYLSYGAENVPQTIRIGLTFDNPSVESVAVASSEGFEFGVVNGDNYENLCPYIDFKKLRIEKASDFDESVFLVKAGSVSEDLQSLSDDIAMLEDMDEVFFSIYDDGWSMCAGPYSSKSEAESKAKSFSNETDKIDFNVSEYDSLILVESEGGTVLAYDSMRNEYLIKPFGEKNEDSVFSYNGHQYRGGVMIKRYVGSDLTVINYLDMNEYLYGVLPWEMSNSWPLEALKAQAIAARNFAISNYSKYSYLGFNLCGTNNSQAYVGYDYEGPVCNRAVDETEGQLLMWNGNVVSAFYHANSGGFTENSENIWSTEVPYLKGIRDDFSAGGPHYSWEIKYSEDSIYEIMRSAGYDVGKSIDMSIARRSENNHVLELLIESEKADVKLLKNAMRTVFGYDKLKSTLFEIRKDNDLYCINRGTSIERIPAKGISVLSGNGKISKTDFENCHVLGEFGEKENPGAKGFVIEGRGWGHGLGMSQEGAKAMAEEGYGYRDILSFYYTDTTIE
- a CDS encoding DUF2905 family protein, producing MGFGGRTFVIAFYFPLVSSIIVSIILKLLLNLFSGI
- the ruvB gene encoding Holliday junction branch migration DNA helicase RuvB, translated to MIENNPSNRVITPDKKRDETEIEKSLRPKSLNEYIGQEKLKEKLKIFIDAAKQRDESLDHVLLYGPPGLGKTTLASIIANEMGVSLRITSGPAIERPGDLAAILTNLQENDVLFIDEIHRLSRSVEEVLYPSMEDYALDIIIGKGPSARTVRLDLPRFTLIGATTRAGLLTSPLRDRFGVICKLDLYEVKNLKKIVLRSSEILGVPIDDESASLIAARSRGTPRIVNRLLKRVRDYAQVMGDGTINEDTVAKAMELLEVDPLGLDGVDRKILMTIIEKFDGGPVGLDTLAASTGEEKNTIEDVYEPYLLQLGFINRTPRGRVVTSRGYKHLGMVNNGEEEITIWDLEEEHL
- the ruvA gene encoding Holliday junction branch migration protein RuvA; amino-acid sequence: MIDYIKGIVKDTGENYIVVENNGIGYRVFTSMNTIGDIQDGEEIKIYADMVVREDNISLYGFYEKNELKMFRMLNKVSGIGSKLALAVLSTIDYNDVARCIASADSVSLTSVSGVGKKTAQRIILDLKEKVIKEFGEMEIMDRSRQDRMSLFKGEHRDAVDALMALGYSRTDAAASVQFVYEDGMKAQQIIKEALKSLLKR
- the ruvC gene encoding crossover junction endodeoxyribonuclease RuvC; amino-acid sequence: MLIIGIDPGYAILGYGVISYEGNKFDVIEYGTVTTSSDVELPNRLKKIYNELYDLFEKYKPDAVAIEELFFNKNVTTALMVAHARGVAVVAAAKAGLEIFEYTPLQVKQGVVGYGRAEKKQVQIMVKTILNLKEIPRPDDAADALAVGICHAHSGVMGKYFKIR
- a CDS encoding LysM peptidoglycan-binding domain-containing protein produces the protein MKKSYRIANRKKFISSTALLLFLSFCLLSVPFKLIQADGIQERQYIEVVIKPGDTLWEIAESQNLNRDIREAIFEIKETNRLSGNIIQPGQKILVPVKFTK
- a CDS encoding YebC/PmpR family DNA-binding transcriptional regulator, which encodes MGRIGTIINRKGKQDAKRGKIFTKHARAIMVAAREGGPEIEYNMSLKSAVEKAKADNMPNDNIERAIKKGSGETDGEQFEEFVYEGYGPSGVAIMVEILTDNKNRAAADVRHIFSKNGGNLGSNGCVSFMFDRKGILVLSEEDNELDEETLMMEALDAGAEDIQVEDGFTEIITSMEEFARVRDYLLKDGYKLVKAELGYIPQTMSRLENSEDITKMENLIDMLEDNDDVQNLHHNWEMED